The Maridesulfovibrio ferrireducens DNA segment AGTGCTGGGCAGACCTCTGACTCTTGAGACTCGTGACCATAGAGGAAGTCCCATACGAGGTAAGGACAATGTTGAGGAGCTTGTAAAAACACCTGACCTGGTAGCAATACTCGGTGGCCTTCACACTCCTGTCGCATTGGAAGTGCTCCCAATAATTAATGAAAATCACGTCCCATTTTTGATCCCTTGGGCCGCAGGAACTCCGATCATCGACAACGGGCACTCCCCAAACTATGTCTTTCGGGTGTCGGTTCGTGACGCCTTTGCTGGCAAATTCCTTATCGACACAGCCTTGGACGCTGGATACCGACGTCCTGGCTTACTATTAGAAAATACAGGTTGGGGCCGGTCCAACCTCAAAGCTATGACGGAAGCCGCGGTGGCGCATGGCTTGCAGCCTCCTCCCGTCCAGTGGTTCAACTGGGGAGTCAAGGACCTGACTGAGGGAATATTCGCATTGAAGGAGTCCGAAGCAGATGTAATCCTCTTGGTTGCTAACCCGCCAGAAGGTTTGGTTCTTGTTGATTCCATGGTTACCATGTCGTCAGAGTCACGGCTTCCAATCATTTCTCATTGGGGAATAACCGGTGGAAATTTTCAGCATTTGGCTGGAAGTAAACTGACAAAGGTCGAGCTAAGTTTTCTGCAAACATTCAATTTCACGAATCCTCCGTTCCCCAAGCGGGCGGAAAAGCTGTTTTCAAATTATAAGCAACTCTTTCCTGAATATGAAAAAGCGCAAGATATCCCCGCCGCGCCGGGATTGGTCCACGCATACGACCTTGTTTATCTCTTGGCTAAAGCCATCACTAAGGCGAACAGTACAGATACGGCTGCAATTCGAGATGCCTTGGAAGAGGTCGAACACTATTCCGGAATAATGGCTGATTACAATCCGCCTTTCACCAAGAAGAGACATGACGCCCTTGGTCCAGAAAGCTTTCATATGTACCGATATGACCAACACGGTAACATTATACCTTCCTCCAATCAGTAAATAGAATTATGATTAAATCTCGGCCTTTTAGCATATTCCTCTTGCTGCGTCTCATCCCACCTATGGTACTGGCATTCCTTGTCGTTACTTGGTTCGGATATCTTCAAACCAAGCAGCACTTCATGGATTCAAGCCACCAGCGGTTGGAAGCGGTGGCAGAAAGAGTCCACGAGCTTTCCACTGAGCGCCTACAGGCAGTCTTCGTCCAGGCAACTGCTTTGGCTACAAATAATTTCATTCAAGGTAGCTTGATTGACTCTAAACAAAGACGCGAATCGCTACCTCTGTTCTTTCAATCTTTGACTGTAACCAATCCAGGCAGTCAGGAGATCGGGACAATTGCATTGCTTGACTACAAAGGAAGGGTACTGGGAGCCAATAGAGTCCTCTCAAACACTTCAATCGGGTCGGATTGGCTGCATGCATCCGGACTGGAGTGGCTATTATCGCCAGAAGGTAGCAAGGAATTCTCGCTTATTGATAAAACCGGCATACACATTTTTCGAGCGGTTTATATTCATGGAATGAAAGAGGGCGCTATTGCAATCCACCTTAGCTTCGATGAGCTTGTAACCCTGCTCGACTTTGGTCATCTGAAAGATGACATCATCATCACTGTTCATGAGGGTCTCTCAATCGGAGAAATACACTCTCCTCAAGCAAAGGAGAACGTTCTTGTTGGAACGTATAGATCCAACACTTCCGACTTGATCCTAAAAGTGGCTGCAATTGGTGATCTTACAGAGGCGACCAGCACCTTGCGCACAGGTTTTTTCACTCATATCGGTGAAATGCTGGCGATACTTCTCATACTGGCAGTTGTTGTATTTTTAGCAATGCAAAAAGGTACCGCTCCTCTGAGATCCCTTTCTAATTCCATTCACGAAATTGTCGGATACGGAGATCTGACCATACGCTTGTCTCCTGATGGGCCTACTGAAATCCAAGAGTTATCTCAGGGTATTAATGAAACCCTCGAGCGGCTTTCCCAAAGCACTCGGTCTGTGGATGAATTGAATGTCGCTAGCGAGAATCAGCAAATTCTGCTCGACAATATACAAATACAAGTGTGGTACTTGAAGGATATTCACACATACGGAGTTGTCAACGAAGCTCATGCATCCTTTTTAGGTATGATGAAAGAGGACATCGAGTTTAGGAACTTGTACGTCATCTACCCGGAAGAACTTGCTGATGCTCTTTGTAGAGAGCGCACGAACAGTATTAGCAGCGGCCGGAGAGTCGTCAGTGAAGAATGGATACCCAACGGGACTGGCCAAAAACGCTTGCTTTCCATCGCACGAACTCCAAAAATCAATAAAGATGGGGAGGTTGACTATATAGTCTGTACCGCTGAGGATATTACCGACCGCCATATAGCTTTAAAGGAAATCAGAGATAGCGAGGAGCGCTTCAAAGCCCTTCATGACGCCTCTTTGGGGGGGATAGCTATTCACGACAATGGAATAATTATTGAATGTAACCAAGCCCTTACGGATATAACCGGATACACATACAAAGAACTCGTCGGGATGGATTCGATGCATTTGCTCGCAGAATGTTCTCATGAAGTGGCCTACAATAACATGAGGTCGAATTATGGTTCTCCGTATGAACTCATAGGTGTTCGTAAGAACAGAGAGGAATTCCCTCTTATGGCTGTCGGCAAAAACATCCCCTACAAGGGTAAAAATGCCAGAGTTGTCGAAGTCAGGGACATCACAGCGCAGAAGGAAGTCGAGAAAGATCTGAAAAAACAAAAGGAGCGTTTCGAGAACATTCTTGAAGGCACGAATGTCGGAACTTGGGAGTGGAACGTCCAAACCGGGGAAACCATCTTCAATGAACGATGGGCAGAAATTATCGGGTATACTCTTGAGGAACTCTCCCCCACTTCAATCGAAACATGGATGATGCATGCCAACCCTGATGATTTGGAAAAATCAGGAAAGGACCTAGAAGCACACTTTAGTGGTAGGGAGAACTTCTATCATACAGAATGTCGTATGAAGCATAAGGACGGGCGTTGGGTTTGGGTTCTTGCTAGAGGAAAGGTTATTTCTTGGGACGAAGATGGCTCACCTGTCTGGATGTTCGGGACACATCAGGAAATTACAGGAGAAAAATTAGCAGAGGAAAAGCTCCATCATTATGCAATGGAAATGGAAGAAAAGACCCTTGAGCTTGATGCAGCGTTGCTTGAAGCAGAAGCTGCAACCAAAGCCAAAGGGGATTTCCTGGCAAATATGAGTCACGAAATCCGTACTCCCATGAATGGCGTTATAGGTATGGCCAGCCTACTGTTGGACACAGGTCTTACAGGAGAGCAGCGGAGATATACTGAAGCAACTCTGGCAAGCGCAGAATCCCTGCTGACTCTGATTAACGATATCCTTGACTTCTCAAAGATTGAGGCTGGTAAGCTCAGTCTGGAGACGATCGATTTCAACCTGGAATTAGTATTGGAAGACATTGTCGAGATGAGAGCATTCAGTGCTCATGAAAAGGGATTGGAATTGATCTGCTTAATCGACCCGAGTGTTCCAGTTATGGTACAAGGCGATCCATTAAGGCTCGGCCAGATACTTAACAATTTGATTGGGAATGCCATTAAATTTACTGCCACAGGAGAAGTTGCTGTCTACGTGTCCCCTCTCAGGGTCAGCGAAGCGGACTGTGAACTGGTTTTCTCCGTTAGGGATACGGGTATTGGAATCCCCAATGACAGGCTTGAGGTGCTTTTTGAAGAATTCTCCCAAGCTGACACCTCGACTACGAGAGAGTTCGGCGGGAGTGGTTTAGGGCTCTCCATATCTAAAGAACTCACTGAGTTGATGGGAGGCGAGATTGGCGTTGAAAGCGAGCTAGGCCAAGGATCAGAGTTTTGGTTTTCCATCAAATTACCGATGCAACCGCAACAGACCAGCCCCGCTCTCAGTCAAATGACTGCCTCCTTGCGAGACAAGCGTGTACTGATTGTTGATGACAAT contains these protein-coding regions:
- a CDS encoding ABC transporter substrate-binding protein; this translates as MPAKKEVFIKPIWGLALLLFFAFSTFPNSIASAAEVDKPLVIGLDADMSSASAMAGQSIQRGALIAIHEINGQGGVLGRPLTLETRDHRGSPIRGKDNVEELVKTPDLVAILGGLHTPVALEVLPIINENHVPFLIPWAAGTPIIDNGHSPNYVFRVSVRDAFAGKFLIDTALDAGYRRPGLLLENTGWGRSNLKAMTEAAVAHGLQPPPVQWFNWGVKDLTEGIFALKESEADVILLVANPPEGLVLVDSMVTMSSESRLPIISHWGITGGNFQHLAGSKLTKVELSFLQTFNFTNPPFPKRAEKLFSNYKQLFPEYEKAQDIPAAPGLVHAYDLVYLLAKAITKANSTDTAAIRDALEEVEHYSGIMADYNPPFTKKRHDALGPESFHMYRYDQHGNIIPSSNQ
- a CDS encoding response regulator, whose translation is MDSSHQRLEAVAERVHELSTERLQAVFVQATALATNNFIQGSLIDSKQRRESLPLFFQSLTVTNPGSQEIGTIALLDYKGRVLGANRVLSNTSIGSDWLHASGLEWLLSPEGSKEFSLIDKTGIHIFRAVYIHGMKEGAIAIHLSFDELVTLLDFGHLKDDIIITVHEGLSIGEIHSPQAKENVLVGTYRSNTSDLILKVAAIGDLTEATSTLRTGFFTHIGEMLAILLILAVVVFLAMQKGTAPLRSLSNSIHEIVGYGDLTIRLSPDGPTEIQELSQGINETLERLSQSTRSVDELNVASENQQILLDNIQIQVWYLKDIHTYGVVNEAHASFLGMMKEDIEFRNLYVIYPEELADALCRERTNSISSGRRVVSEEWIPNGTGQKRLLSIARTPKINKDGEVDYIVCTAEDITDRHIALKEIRDSEERFKALHDASLGGIAIHDNGIIIECNQALTDITGYTYKELVGMDSMHLLAECSHEVAYNNMRSNYGSPYELIGVRKNREEFPLMAVGKNIPYKGKNARVVEVRDITAQKEVEKDLKKQKERFENILEGTNVGTWEWNVQTGETIFNERWAEIIGYTLEELSPTSIETWMMHANPDDLEKSGKDLEAHFSGRENFYHTECRMKHKDGRWVWVLARGKVISWDEDGSPVWMFGTHQEITGEKLAEEKLHHYAMEMEEKTLELDAALLEAEAATKAKGDFLANMSHEIRTPMNGVIGMASLLLDTGLTGEQRRYTEATLASAESLLTLINDILDFSKIEAGKLSLETIDFNLELVLEDIVEMRAFSAHEKGLELICLIDPSVPVMVQGDPLRLGQILNNLIGNAIKFTATGEVAVYVSPLRVSEADCELVFSVRDTGIGIPNDRLEVLFEEFSQADTSTTREFGGSGLGLSISKELTELMGGEIGVESELGQGSEFWFSIKLPMQPQQTSPALSQMTASLRDKRVLIVDDNATNCEVISTRMSQWGMHSQVVHNGLDALQALNDAQAKDTPFELAVIDMQMPKMDGGELGQKIKATPRLAETKLIMLTSVGKRGDTQHFEGLGFAGYATKPIRNNDLLRILCDVCSSSELTEHASITTRHSARGKQPFPSLEGRILLVEDNPTNQLVANGILQKFNLQADTAKDGQEAINILESKEYDLVLMDIQMPTMDGYEATKTIRDVQSKVLNHDVPIIAMTAHAMSSDRDKCLEVGMNDYMSKPIIPQVLYDKIKEFLTQEESVQGAISNEYQQSPMQGEAGPLLFDKQSLIDRLGDDHLIQVVLTSYINDIPSQISLLRKQVAAGNTSDVEMQAHTLKGASRQVEAQVLGDIAYNLEIQATTGKLSSVEGYIIEIERQFGLFLAVMQKEYPGIDLGDNEYIPSLNPED